From the genome of Biomphalaria glabrata chromosome 1, xgBioGlab47.1, whole genome shotgun sequence, one region includes:
- the LOC106050502 gene encoding methyl-CpG-binding domain protein 2-like, translating into MALPPGWKREEVVRQSGLSAGKTDVYYFTPDGKKIRSKPQLARILGETFDLSAFDFRTGRTVYSACRKSKRQKGSSYDFARGVRHDASLVLPIRQTASIFKQPVTVVRNRTESKSKAELKHGIQEQPKQIFWEKRLQGLRACDSSEEVIPTMELPKQVQSVGPELSTENVLQSISAALHINTGPVVGQGATKQVIMKNPSINMDTQQPHIQQLMVSSDDIHRQEQRVQLARRRLQDLIQSLE; encoded by the exons atgGCGCTTCCACCTGGCTGGAAACGAGAAGAAGTTGTAAGGCAATCAGGACTTTCAGCTGGAAAGACAGATGTTTATTATTTCAc GCCAGATGGTAAAAAGATTCGCAGCAAGCCACAGCTAGCTCGTATTCTTGGTGAAACATTTGATTTGAGTGCTTTTGATTTTCGTACAGGTCGGACAGTTTATAGCGCTTGTAGAAAAAGTAAACGACAAAAAGGATCTTCTTATGATTTTGCAAGAG GGGTTCGACATGATGCCAGTCTTGTTTTGCCAATTAGACAGACAGCTTCAATATTTAAACAGCCAGTTACAGTTGTTAGAAACAGAACTGAGAGTAAATCAAAGGCAGAATTAAAACATGGGATTCAGGAGCAACCCAAGCAG ATCTTCTGGGAGAAAAGATTACAAGGTCTGCGTGCATGTGATAGCAGTGAAGAAGTAATTCCAACAATGGAGCTACCTAAACAAGTTCAAA GTGTAGGACCAGAACTTAGcacagaaaatgttttacaaagtaTATCAGCAGCACTACATATCAATACTGGTCCTGTTGTTGGCCAAGGGGCCACCAAACAAGTTATTATGAAAAACCCAAGTATAAATATGGACACACAACAGCCACACATTCAACAG ctGATGGTTTCCTCAGATGATATTCACAGGCAGGAACAGAGAGTTCAGCTGGCTCGTAGACGCCTACAAGATCTGATTCAGTCATTGGAGTAG